From the genome of Cyanobacteriota bacterium:
ATTTTTGGAAGTTTCGAGGAAGATCCACCCACTAGCCAAGAGTACTTAGTTTTAAGTTTCTCCCCAAGTTCTACCCCGCTAAAGCAACGTTGGCGCACCAACGGGCTGTCGGCAGATTTCCTAGCTGACTACTTAGCCACTTTTTTCCCAAGTGAGACTAGCGCTGCAAATCCTAAAATTACTCGCGCAGAAGTAAAAGGGGCTGTAAGCTACATTGCCAACGAGCTATTGGAAAATGCTATGAAATTTAGTGACGAGTCTGCTGACTATTCCATCAGCATCGGGCTGCATTTATATAGCGATCGTCTCTTGTTTGTGGCTAGAAACAGTCTTACTCCTGAACGGGCAGCAAAATTTCAAACCTTCTTGAAGAAACTGACTACGGAAGATCCCCAAGAGTTGATGATTCGTCAAATCGAGGCTGATGTAGACGAGACTAGCCAATCGGGAGGCGCTGGCTTAGGTCTACTCACAATGATTAATGACTATGATGCCAAATTGGGCTGGAAGTTTGAGACTATTTGCAAGGATCCTACGGTCATGACAGTCACAACTATGGTGCAATTAACATTGCAGGACAAAGGAGCCATTTGAGAATGGAAATTAGAGGGGAAGACTACGTAGTTTGGTTTGATAGCAGCTCAACTACTATCAGTTTCAAAGGGTCGTTGCGACTGAGCAGTATGGAAGAGTATGCTCCGATTGTCCAATTACTTGGAGATGTAGTTGATCAGGAGCCGCCTACAGTAGTTCTAGATCTGCGGAATCTAGAGTTTCTCAACAGCTCTGGAATCAATGTGTTATCAAAGTTTGTAATCAAGGTTCGCCAAAAGGGTAATGTGCACATTCTAGTTCACGGCTCT
Proteins encoded in this window:
- a CDS encoding DUF6272 family protein, with the translated sequence MSQIFGSFEEDPPTSQEYLVLSFSPSSTPLKQRWRTNGLSADFLADYLATFFPSETSAANPKITRAEVKGAVSYIANELLENAMKFSDESADYSISIGLHLYSDRLLFVARNSLTPERAAKFQTFLKKLTTEDPQELMIRQIEADVDETSQSGGAGLGLLTMINDYDAKLGWKFETICKDPTVMTVTTMVQLTLQDKGAI